The Thalassolituus oleivorans MIL-1 genome includes the window GATGACCAAGGACTCGCTTTCGACGTTGCTGTTCATGTTGGTACATTAGCCGCGGTTATTATTTATTTTCGCAAAGACATACAGCAACTCGTTACGCGTTGGTGTGTTACCGGCTGGACCCGCAATCCTGATTCCGACGCGCGCTTAGCGTGGTATGTCATTTTGGCAACGATTCCGGCAGGACTAGCCGGTTTGCTACTTGAGAGTTGGATTGAAGAGAATCTGCGTTCAACACTGGTGATTGCCATCACCACAATCGGCTTTGGTTTATTGCTGGGTTATTCGGATATTGTCCGTAAAGAACGTTTAACCTTAGCTAATATGACCTTGATGATTGCGCTAGTCATTGGCTTGGCGCAAATGATTGCCTTAATTCCAGGTACATCGCGTTCTGGGATTACGATGACAGCTGCTTTATTGCTCGGATTACATCGTGTTGATGCTGCTCGTTTTTCATTTTTATTATCCATACCGTTAATTCTCGCCGCTGGCGGTCTTAAAACGCTGGAGCTGTTGCAGTCAGTTGCACCTGTCGATTGGCAAGCATTAGGCTTAGGTGTGCTAATTTCTGCGATCAGTGCTTGGGTATGTATTTACTACTTCCTCGCGTTTATCAGTCGCATCGGTATGTTGCCATTCGTTGTTTATCGCCTATTGCTGGGTGGTATCTTGCTTCTATTTTTTGTTTAGCGTTTTATGCCGAGTTTGATTTGTCTTGTGCCTGAGTTGGCGCAGCGAGCTCAGGTTATTGCTACTCGTTTTGGATTAACGCTAGCAGAA containing:
- a CDS encoding undecaprenyl-diphosphate phosphatase, with product MDTLEIVVLAILQGLTEFLPISSSAHLILPSRLFGWDDQGLAFDVAVHVGTLAAVIIYFRKDIQQLVTRWCVTGWTRNPDSDARLAWYVILATIPAGLAGLLLESWIEENLRSTLVIAITTIGFGLLLGYSDIVRKERLTLANMTLMIALVIGLAQMIALIPGTSRSGITMTAALLLGLHRVDAARFSFLLSIPLILAAGGLKTLELLQSVAPVDWQALGLGVLISAISAWVCIYYFLAFISRIGMLPFVVYRLLLGGILLLFFV